CCGGTCGTGGAGAGGAAGACGACGGCGTCGTAGCGGGCCAGGTTGTCGGGGGTGAAGGCCGCGCCGTCCTCGGTGGCGTCGACGGCGAAGCCGCTCTGCGCGCCGAGTTCCTTGATGGCGGCGATGCCGTCGGGGATCGAGTCGTGGCGGAAACCGGCCGTCTTGGAGAAGACCAGGACCCGGTCGTCGTCGGCGGCGCCGGAGGCGGCGGCCCCGGACGCGGCGGCGGGCAGGGCCGTCAGGGCGAGCAGCAGCGTGGCCCCGACGGCGGCGAGCCGCGCCCCACGCCGGGAGCGGGTTCCGGAGCCAGGTCCGGAGCCGGTTCCGGAGCGGGTTCCGGAGCCAGGTCCGGAGCCGGTTCCGGAGCGGGTTCCGGAGGCGGTTCCGGAGCCGGGTCTGGGGTGCGAAGAGGTGTGCGGGTGCATATCCGTCGTGCTCCTTCCTCCCGGGCCGGGGGCGGCGGTCGCGTACGGCCGCCGCCCCGGGCCCCGGGCGTCAGCCGGTGCCGATCGTGAAGTCGTCCACGTCGAAGAGCGCTCCCGCACCGCCCTTGAAGACGAGCGACAGCGTGGTGGTACCGGCCGGGGGTTTGTTCAGCGTCGTCTTGACGTCCTGGAAGGTCTCCCAGTCGCCGGTCACCGGCACGGTGACGGTGCCGAGCAGCCGTCCGGTCGAGGAGCCGCTGCGGATCTCCAGCGTGCCGCCGGCGCCCGCCGAGGAGACCCGTGCGGTGAAGTCCTTGGCGTTGCCCAGCGCATACGGGGTGAAGGAGATCCAGTCCCCGTTCTCGATGTTGCCGACCGTCTTACCGCCGTTGGCCGGGGTGTGGTTGATCACCGAGACGCCCTGGCTCTTCCCGTAGTGCTCGGCCTGGCGGTGCTTGGGCTGGACGATGGACTGGTCGTGGGTGGTCAGCGGCGGCTGGCCACCCCCGCCGCCGTCGGTGTACTCGGCGTCGAAGACCCCGAAGATGTTGGCGTTGGGGTCGTGCTCACCGTCCGCGTTGGTCTTGATGGTGCCGGAGCAGCCGTTCGCCGTGGTCACGGGGTGGCCGTGGCTGTCGTGGCCGAGGATGTAGGTCACCTTGACCTTGGCGCAGTCGACGGTGCCGTCCTCGGGGTCGGTCACCTTGACCTTGAACGGGACCTCGTCGCCGAAGGTGAACAGCTGGCCGTCGGCGGGCAGTTGCAGCGTCACCTTGGGCGCGGTGTTGCCCACCGTGAGGTGCACATTGGCGCTGGCGGTGCGGCCGGTGGGGTCCTTGACGGTGAGGGTCGCGGTGAAGGTGCCGTTCTTCCTGTACGTGTGGGTGGGGTTGGCGGCGGTGGAGGTCGTGCCGTCGCCGAAGTCCCAGTTGTAGGCGAGGGTGTCGCCGTCGGCGTCCGAGGTGCCCGCCGAGGAGAAGGCGACCTTCATGGGTGCCTTGCCGGAGGTGCGGTCGGCGCTCGCCTCGGCGATGGGCGAGTGGCCGTCGGTGGCGTTCTCGATCCGGTACAGCGCGGAGTGCTCGTCTCCGTTGAAGTAGCCGAGGCCGTAGTCGAGGACGTACAGCGCGCCGTCCGGGCCGAAGGCCGAGTCCATGACCTGGGTGCCGGACCACGGGAAGTCGTTGATCTTCTGCACGGCCCCGTCGGCGCCCTGCTCGATCCGCTTGATCCACTGGCGGCCGAACTCCCCCGCGAAGAAGTTCCCGTTGTACGACTCGGGGAACTTCACCGGGGAGTCGAGCGAGGCGTCATAGCGGTAGACCGGCCCGGCCATCGGGGACTCGGAGCCGGAGCCGAACTCGGGCACGGAGTCGTTGTCGTACGGGATCCAGGCGGGCTGGGCGGGCGGCAGATCGGTGAGCCCGGTGTTGTACCGCGAGGTGTTCTTGGGCGCGGCGCAGTCGAAGGCCGGGCCGGAGGTGCCGGTGGCGAAGTCGTAGTCGCGGTACGGCTTGTTGTCGGCGATGCAGTACGGCCAGCCGTAGTTGCCGGGCTTGGTCACCCGGGCGAACTCGACCGCGCCGCCCGGTCCGCGCTCGGGGTTGGCGGCGCCGGCGTCCGGTCCGTAGTCGCCGACGTAGACCGTGCCGGTCGGCTTGTCCACGCTGATCCGGAAGGGGTTGCGGAAGCCCATCGCGTAGATCTCGGGCCGGGTCTTCTCGGTGCCGGGCGCGAAGAGGTTGCCGTCCGGGATGGTGTACGAGCCGTCGTCGGCCACCTTGATGCGGAGGACCTTGCCGCGCAGGTCGTTGCTGTTGCCCGCGGAGCGCCGGGCGTCGTAGGCGGGGTTGCGGTTCTCCCGCTCGTCGATGGGGGTGAAGCCGTCGGAGGCGAACGGATTGGTGTCGTCGCCGGTGGACAGGTACAGGTTGCCGTCCGCGTCGAAGTCGATGTCGCCGCCGACGTGGCAGCAGATGCCGCGGGACGCCGGGACGTCCAGGACCTTCTTCTCGCTGCCGGTGTTCAGGGTGCCATCGGCGTTGAGGGTGAAGCGGGAGAGGCGGTTGACGCCGTCGAACTTGGCGAAGTCGGCGGCCGTGCCCTCGTTGGGGGCGTCACCGGCGGGGGTGTCGAGCGGGGGCGCGTAGTAGAGGTAGATGGCGCGGTTGTCGGCGAAGCCGGGGTCGATGCCGACGCCCTGGAGCCCTTCTTCGTCGTGCGAGTAGACGGGCAGCCTGCCGGACACCTTGGTCTCGCCCGTGGCGTCGGTCAGCCACAGGGTGCCGTCGCGCGAGGTGTGCAGCACGGAGCGGTCGGGGAGCACGGCGAGCGTCATGGGCTCACCGGTCTCCTCCACGCCCTTGGCGAGGGTGACCTGCTGGAACTGCTCGGCTGCCGGGGCCGGTTGGTCCGCTTGATCCGCGCCCGCCTGGGGTGCGGTGAACGCGAGCCCCGCGCCGACGAGCAGTGCGCTCGTGACGAGCGCGAGGGGTCCGCGCAGTCGAAGCCTTTTCCTGTGCACGCTGATCCTCCGTGGAAAGAGGGGGGTACGGGCGGGCCGTCAGGCCGCCGTGACTGGCACAGGCGCGCGCCGTCGCGCCGGGATGACCGGTCCGGGGCGAGGGGCCCTGGGTGACCGGTACATCTCAAGGACCGTAGCGGGGTTTGTCCGGTCCGGAAACCCCTTTGACACAAAACAGCTGCTGCTTCATCCACGGGCAGGACAAAGCTGGGTGGGGGCGCGGTGTGCGGTCCCCCACCCAGGGGCCCTGGGACGGGTCCTCGATGCCCGGACGGGCCGGGCTACTTGTCCCCGCCGCCGAAGGCCGCGTCGAACGACGCCGTCGGCGGGTCGAAGTCGAAGTGCTTCAGCCGGGCCAGCGCCTCCGGGGCGCCGGTGAGCCGGTCCATCCCGGCGTCCTCCCACTCGACCGACACCGGACCGTCGTAGCCGATCGAGCGCAGCATCCGGAACACGTCCTCCCACGGCACATCGCCATGGCCCGCGGAGACGAAGTCCCAGCCGCGGCGGGGATCGCCCCAGGGCAGATGGGAGCCGAGGCGGCCGTTGCGGCCGTCCAGCCGCTTCCGGGCCTCCTTGCAGTCCACGTGGTAGATCCGGTCCCGGAAGTCCCACAGGAAGCCGACCGGGTCCAGGTCCTGCCAGACGAAGTGGCTGGGGTCGAAGTTGAGCCCGAAGGCGGGGCGGTGGCCGACGGCCTCCAGCGCCTGGTGGGTGGTCCAGTAGTCGTAGGCGATCTCGCTGGGGTGCACCTCGTGGGCGAAGCGCACGCCCTCGGCGTCGAAGACGTCCAGGACCGGGTTCCAGCGCTCGGCGAAGTCCTCGTAGCCCCGCTCGATCATCCCCGGCACCACCGGCGGGAACATCGCCACCAGATGCCAGATGGAGGAGCCGGTGAAGCCGATGACGGTGCGGACCCCGAAGGCGGCCGCGGCGCGTGCGGTGTCGGCCATCTCGGCGGCGGCCCGCCGCCGTACGCCCTCCGCCTCGCCGTCGCCCCAGATCCGGGCGGGCAGGATGGCCTTGTGGCGCTCGTCGATGGGCGAGTCGCACACGGCCTGGCCGACCAGGTGGTTGGAGATGGCCCAGCACTTGAGACCGTACTTCTCCAGCAGCTCGCGCCGCCCGTCCAGATAGCCGGACTCGCCGAGCGCCCGGTCCACCTCGAAGTGATCGCCCCAGCAGGCGAGTTCCAGTCCGTCGTAGCCGAAGTCACGGGCCAGCCGGCAGACCTCCTCCAGGGGAAGGTCGGCCCACTGGCCGGTGAAGAGCGTGAAGGGTCTGGGCATTCCGGCCTCCTCCTCAGACGGGTACGGGGGTGTAGACGCAGTTCTTCTCCGCGCTCTCCTCCACGGCGGCCAGCACCCGCTGCACCTGGAGCCCGTCCTCGAAGGACGGCTCGGGGCCGGTGCCGTCGGCGATCGCGAGCACCATGTCCCGCGCCTGGTGGACGAAGGTGTGCTCATAGCCGAGGGCGTGGCCCGGCGGCCACCACCCCTCGAGGTAGGGGTGGTCGGGCTCGGTCACCAGGATCCGGCGGAAGCCGGAGTCGATGGCTGGCTCGGTGTGGTCGTGGAAGGACAGCTCATTGAGGCGTTCCAGATCGAAGGCGAGCGAACCGCGATCGCCGTTGAGCTCGATCCTGAGCGAGTTCTTACGGCCCGCGGCGAACCGGCTGGCCTCGAACGAGGCCACCGCTCCGGAGCCGAACCGCCCGGTGAACAGCGCCGCGTCATCGACCGTCACCGGCCCGCGCGCCGCCCCGCCCGCCCCGGAGCCGCCGAGCCCGGCCACCGCGCCGGCGGGCAGCGGCCGCTCCCGGATGAACGTCTCGGTGAGCGCCGAGACGCCGATCAGCCGCTCCCCGGCCAGATGCTGCGCCAGGTCGACGATGTGCGAACCCAGGTCGCCCAGGGCGCCGGAGCCCGCGTACTCCCGCCGCAACCGCCACACCAGGGGGAACTCCGGGTCGACGATCCAGTCCTGGAGATAGGTGACCCGCACGTGCCGCAGCACGCCGATCCGCCCGTCCGCCACCATCCGGCGGGCGTACGCGATCGCGGGCGCGCGGCGGTAGTTGAAGCCCACCATCGCCACCTGGCCGCGCTCCCGCGCCCGCCGCGCCGCCTCCACCATGGCCTCGGCCTCGGCCACGGAGTTGGCGAGCGGCTTCTCGCACAGCACGTGCTTGCCCGCCTCCAGGGCCGCGATGGCGATCTCGGCATGGCTGTCGCCGGGGGTGCAGACGTCGACCACCTGCACATCGTCCCGGGCGATCAGCGCCCGCCAGTCGGTTTCGGCGGCGGCCCAGCCGTGCCGGTCCGCGGCGGCCCGTACGGCGTCCGCGTCGCGCCCGCAGACCGCGGACATCGCGGGGCGGGCGGGGAGGTCGAAGACACGGCCGACGGTGCGCCAGCCCTGGGAGTGGGCCGCGCCCATGAAGGCGTAGCCGACCATGCCGACGCCGAGTGTCTTCGCTTCAGGATTTTCCATGGGACTCCTTCTGACGATCGCAAACCGACGCGAGGTGGGGGGTCTGGCCCTCAACAGGGCTCAGCTGAATCCCGTGGGGAGGTATTCGTCCACGTTGTCCTTGGTGACGACGGCGGAGTAGAGAGTGAGAGAAGCCGGGATCTCCAGCTCCGCGAGGCCGCCGACGCCCTTGCCCTGGCCGAGTGCGCGGGCGAGGTCGATGGCGGAGGCGGCCATGGTGGGCGGGTAGAGCACGGTGGCCTTCAGCACGCTGTTGTCGGCCTTGATGGCGTCCATGGCGTGCTTGGCGCCCGCGCCGCCGACCATGAGGAAGTCATCGCGCCCGGCCTGCTTGATGGCGCGCTCGGCGCCGACGCCCTGGTCGTCGTCGTGGTTCCACAGGGCGTCGAAGTCGGAGTGGGCCTGGAGCAGCTGGGCCATCTTCGCCTGGCCCGACTCGACCGTGAACTCCGCGGCCTGGCGGCCGACCTTCTTGATGTTGGGGTAGTTCTTCAGGGCGTCGTTGAAGCCCTCGGTGCGCTGCCGGGTCAGCTCCAGGTTGTCGATCCCCGCCAACTCGATCACCTTGGCGTTCTTCTTGCCCTTGAGCTGCTCGCCGATGTAGCGCCCGGCGTTGAGACCCATGCCGTAGTTGTCGCCGCCGATCCAGCAGCGGTACGCCTGCGGCGAGGCGAAGATCCGGTCGAGGTTGACCACCGGGATGCCCGCCCGCATGGCCTTGAGCCCGACCTGGGTGAGCGCCTTGCCGTCGGCGGGCAGGATGACCAGGACGTCGACCTTCTTGTTGATGAGGGTCTCGATCTGGCCGATCTGCTGGGCGGTGTCGTTGGAGCCCTCGGTGGCCTCCAGGGTGACGTCCTTGTACTCCTTGGCGCGCCGCTTGGCCTGCTCGTTGATGGCGTTGAGCCAGCCGTGGTCGGCCTGGGGCCCGGCGAAGCCGATGGTGACCGCCTTACCGGGCTTGTCATTGGCCGTGTTCGCGGCCTGCTTGGCGTTGTCGCCGTCGTCGTTGTTCTCGTTGCTGGTGCACCCGGCGGCGAACAGCGCGCCCGCCGCGGCGGTGCCCAGGAGGAGGTTTCTGCGACTGGTGGCGGAGGAGGAGCTCTTGGCATACCTCATGGCGTCGAACGACCCTTCTGTACCAGGACGGCGGCGACGATGATCGCGCCCTTGGCGATCTGCTGGACATCGCTCTGAAGGTTGTTCAGGGCGAACAGATTGGTGATGGTGGTGAAGACGAGGACGCCGAGGACCGATCCGGTGATGGTGCCGCGGCCGCCGCTGAGCAGCGTGCCGCCGATGATCGCGGCGGCGATGGCGTCGAGTTCGTAGAGGTTGCCGTTGGTGTTCTGGCCCGAGCCGGTGAGGACGACCAGCATGAAGGCGGCGACACCGCAGCACAGCCCGGAGAGCAGATACAGCAGCAGCCGCTGCCGTTTGACGTCGATGCCCGCGAGCCGGGCCGCCTCCGCGTTGCCGCCGATGGCGACCGTGCGCCGGCCGAAGGTGGTGCGGTTGAGCACCAGCCAGCCCACCACGGTGACGGCGGCGAAGATCATCACCAGCGGCGGTATGCCGAGGACGTAGGCGTCCGGGAGCCCGAGGTCCAGGACCTGGTTGACGGTGACGACCTGGGTCTTGCCGTCGCTGATCTGGAGGGCCAGGCCACGGGCGGAGGCGAGCATCGCGAGGGTGGCGATGAACGGGACCATCCCGCCGTACGCGATGAGCACCCCGTTGACGAGTCCGCAGCCGAGCCCCACCAGGACCGCGCACAGCAGGATGCCGCCGAGCCCGTAGTCCTGGGTGGCGAGCGTGGTGGCCCACACCGAGGCCAGCGCGACGATCG
This genomic interval from Streptomyces asiaticus contains the following:
- a CDS encoding substrate-binding domain-containing protein, translated to MRYAKSSSSATSRRNLLLGTAAAGALFAAGCTSNENNDDGDNAKQAANTANDKPGKAVTIGFAGPQADHGWLNAINEQAKRRAKEYKDVTLEATEGSNDTAQQIGQIETLINKKVDVLVILPADGKALTQVGLKAMRAGIPVVNLDRIFASPQAYRCWIGGDNYGMGLNAGRYIGEQLKGKKNAKVIELAGIDNLELTRQRTEGFNDALKNYPNIKKVGRQAAEFTVESGQAKMAQLLQAHSDFDALWNHDDDQGVGAERAIKQAGRDDFLMVGGAGAKHAMDAIKADNSVLKATVLYPPTMAASAIDLARALGQGKGVGGLAELEIPASLTLYSAVVTKDNVDEYLPTGFS
- a CDS encoding ABC transporter permease translates to MSRLRRLADLRNLSLLGVLAVLVAVGGFTKPDEFLSTDNLQLVLTQASVIGVVTVGVTFVITSGGIDLSVGAIVALASVWATTLATQDYGLGGILLCAVLVGLGCGLVNGVLIAYGGMVPFIATLAMLASARGLALQISDGKTQVVTVNQVLDLGLPDAYVLGIPPLVMIFAAVTVVGWLVLNRTTFGRRTVAIGGNAEAARLAGIDVKRQRLLLYLLSGLCCGVAAFMLVVLTGSGQNTNGNLYELDAIAAAIIGGTLLSGGRGTITGSVLGVLVFTTITNLFALNNLQSDVQQIAKGAIIVAAVLVQKGRSTP
- a CDS encoding sugar phosphate isomerase/epimerase family protein; translated protein: MPRPFTLFTGQWADLPLEEVCRLARDFGYDGLELACWGDHFEVDRALGESGYLDGRRELLEKYGLKCWAISNHLVGQAVCDSPIDERHKAILPARIWGDGEAEGVRRRAAAEMADTARAAAAFGVRTVIGFTGSSIWHLVAMFPPVVPGMIERGYEDFAERWNPVLDVFDAEGVRFAHEVHPSEIAYDYWTTHQALEAVGHRPAFGLNFDPSHFVWQDLDPVGFLWDFRDRIYHVDCKEARKRLDGRNGRLGSHLPWGDPRRGWDFVSAGHGDVPWEDVFRMLRSIGYDGPVSVEWEDAGMDRLTGAPEALARLKHFDFDPPTASFDAAFGGGDK
- a CDS encoding carbohydrate-binding protein, with amino-acid sequence MHRKRLRLRGPLALVTSALLVGAGLAFTAPQAGADQADQPAPAAEQFQQVTLAKGVEETGEPMTLAVLPDRSVLHTSRDGTLWLTDATGETKVSGRLPVYSHDEEGLQGVGIDPGFADNRAIYLYYAPPLDTPAGDAPNEGTAADFAKFDGVNRLSRFTLNADGTLNTGSEKKVLDVPASRGICCHVGGDIDFDADGNLYLSTGDDTNPFASDGFTPIDERENRNPAYDARRSAGNSNDLRGKVLRIKVADDGSYTIPDGNLFAPGTEKTRPEIYAMGFRNPFRISVDKPTGTVYVGDYGPDAGAANPERGPGGAVEFARVTKPGNYGWPYCIADNKPYRDYDFATGTSGPAFDCAAPKNTSRYNTGLTDLPPAQPAWIPYDNDSVPEFGSGSESPMAGPVYRYDASLDSPVKFPESYNGNFFAGEFGRQWIKRIEQGADGAVQKINDFPWSGTQVMDSAFGPDGALYVLDYGLGYFNGDEHSALYRIENATDGHSPIAEASADRTSGKAPMKVAFSSAGTSDADGDTLAYNWDFGDGTTSTAANPTHTYRKNGTFTATLTVKDPTGRTASANVHLTVGNTAPKVTLQLPADGQLFTFGDEVPFKVKVTDPEDGTVDCAKVKVTYILGHDSHGHPVTTANGCSGTIKTNADGEHDPNANIFGVFDAEYTDGGGGGQPPLTTHDQSIVQPKHRQAEHYGKSQGVSVINHTPANGGKTVGNIENGDWISFTPYALGNAKDFTARVSSAGAGGTLEIRSGSSTGRLLGTVTVPVTGDWETFQDVKTTLNKPPAGTTTLSLVFKGGAGALFDVDDFTIGTG
- a CDS encoding Gfo/Idh/MocA family protein translates to MENPEAKTLGVGMVGYAFMGAAHSQGWRTVGRVFDLPARPAMSAVCGRDADAVRAAADRHGWAAAETDWRALIARDDVQVVDVCTPGDSHAEIAIAALEAGKHVLCEKPLANSVAEAEAMVEAARRARERGQVAMVGFNYRRAPAIAYARRMVADGRIGVLRHVRVTYLQDWIVDPEFPLVWRLRREYAGSGALGDLGSHIVDLAQHLAGERLIGVSALTETFIRERPLPAGAVAGLGGSGAGGAARGPVTVDDAALFTGRFGSGAVASFEASRFAAGRKNSLRIELNGDRGSLAFDLERLNELSFHDHTEPAIDSGFRRILVTEPDHPYLEGWWPPGHALGYEHTFVHQARDMVLAIADGTGPEPSFEDGLQVQRVLAAVEESAEKNCVYTPVPV